The Thermoplasmata archaeon genomic sequence CGCCCGCGCGGCTTGGGTGGCAGAGCACGGGTCGGCCCGCGACAATGTTCTGGATGAACTTCTCGCTGGGCTCCACGCCGATATCATCCTTCGTCTCCTCGGGATGGGTCGCTTTCCCGGTCAGGTACGCATCGATGAACTCCCATCCGTCGATCTTGAGCTTCTTCACGTGCTTCTGGATCTTCGGCGCTTTGAGACACATCCCGTCTGCGATCACGAGGCATGCGCCGCCCCGGATCCGGTTCGTCTCGATCCGCGGGAGGTCCCGGTAGCCGCTGATCTCCGCCTCTTCGGTCCCTTCGCCGTTCAGGCCCACGGGACAGTTCGAGACGATGAGGGTGATCTCCTCGTCCGTGGGCGTGTACTGGAGGTGCTGGGCCTGCTTGTAGAGCGGGATCTCCTCCTTAAAGCGCTCGACCTCCTCGCGCGTCGGCTGGTATTTCCCGAGGGCGAGTTCCCGCCGCACGACGTCCGCGATGAGGACGCTCAGGGCCTGCCCGGTCCCGCCCGCGGAACGGATCGGGCCGGCGTAGAAGAGGTCCACGTAGCTCGAGCCGTCCCGGTTCTTCTTCACCTTGACGCCCGCGAGGCCTTCGAGGGGGGCCACCAGGATGCCTTCCGTGAGAATGGCGAGTCCCACGCGGACCGCGCGATCGACGGCCTTCTCCTTGCTCGGGGCGGGCCGCCGGGCCATCTCCTTGGCCACGAGGATCGCGAGCTCCTCCCGGTCGTGGTGCTTCGCGAGCTCCCGGATGCGCTGCGCCACGCCCTCCACGTCGTACTCGTGGAGGAGCCGCTCCACGCGGGACGCGAGGTCGTCCGTGAGGGGGATCTCCACATCGAGCTCGGGGTCGAAGCCCTTGGCCCGTGCGGCGCGCGCCACCCGGTAGCTCGATTCGACGCCGTCCTGCAACTTCTGGAAGTAGGACCTCACGTCCTCAGACGCGATGGGGGAACTCATCTCATCCCTGCGAGAAGGAGAAGCGGGCCGCCGTATCCCCGGGTCGGGTATATCTCCTTTGCACGTGGACTGCGCGTGCGGTTCGACGTTCGCCGAGGGGAGCGCGCTCAAGGTTTATTTTTCACCGCCGCGTGCTCCGGCCCGGTGCTCGAGGTTCACGACGCGAAGGCGTTCCATGCACAGGTCCTCGAGTCCAAGGAGCCGACGGTCGTTTTGTTCTGGGCCACTTGGTGTCCCTTCTGCCGTCGGTACAAACCCGAGTTCGACAAGATCGCCGCGAAGTGGCCGTGGCGCTTCGCGAGCGTCTACCTGGACGACGAATCGAACCCGCTCTGGGACGACTACGAGGTCGATGTGGTCCCCACGCTTGCCTTCTTCCGGGCCGGCGACCTCGTGGATCGGCAGGACGGCGTCCTGGGGTACGGGATCGACCGCAAGGCCACGGACGCCTTCGTCCAGCGCGTCGCCTCGAAGGTCTCCTGACCCCTGTCTCTCAGGTCCGATTCTCAGGTCGGCACGCTTTTAATGCCCCTGCCTCGATGGAAACGTCGTGCGCAAAATCACGAGCGGAATCTATGGACTCAACCCGCTCATGGACGGCGGCGTGAATGAGAATTCCACGACCGTCGTCGTCGGCCGCTCCGGCGCCGGGAAGACCACGCTGGCCACGCAGTTCATCCGCCGAGGCCTCCAGGACGGCCAGGAAGGCGTCTTCGTGTCCCTGGACGAGAACAAGGAGCAGATCATCCGCGAGGCCGTCGAGATGGGCTGGTC encodes the following:
- a CDS encoding thioredoxin family protein yields the protein MLEVHDAKAFHAQVLESKEPTVVLFWATWCPFCRRYKPEFDKIAAKWPWRFASVYLDDESNPLWDDYEVDVVPTLAFFRAGDLVDRQDGVLGYGIDRKATDAFVQRVASKVS